From a region of the Bermanella marisrubri genome:
- the cysG gene encoding siroheme synthase CysG: protein MKFLPLFVELKDRSVLIVGGGEVALRKARLLQQAGAKVSVISPEVDPHLRSIAEKSGGECRLETYQIQDLTPYVIVVAATNHADVNKAVAEHAHQVGVSVNVVDKPDLGNFIFPAIVDRSPVIAAVSSGGASPVLARLLRTRLESLIPAGYGKLAALAEKYRSKVKAKFSDVNRRRGFWETVLHGKVANLVFAGQDTQAESTLQALLEDAADEAKAQGEVYLVGAGPGDPDLLTFKALRLMQQADVVLYDRLVSEPILKLCRRDAKMINVGKARSNHTVPQDGINQMLVDYAKKGHRVLRLKGGDPFIFGRGGEEIERLSDNGVDFQVVPGITAASGCSSYAGIPLTHRDYAQSVRFVTGHLKDNSANLPWSELAYKNQTIVFYMGLMGLPIICEQLIAHGMGNETPIALVQQGTTLNQKVIIATLDTMVDVLSTQQIKAPTLIIVGDVVKLHDQLKWFNPQA, encoded by the coding sequence AGCGCGATTATTACAGCAAGCCGGGGCGAAAGTCTCTGTCATTAGTCCGGAAGTAGATCCTCATCTACGTTCAATTGCGGAAAAGAGTGGTGGCGAGTGTCGCTTAGAAACCTATCAAATCCAAGATCTGACGCCTTACGTTATCGTCGTGGCGGCAACCAATCACGCCGATGTTAATAAGGCTGTTGCTGAGCATGCTCATCAGGTTGGTGTTTCGGTTAATGTGGTCGACAAACCAGATTTGGGCAACTTCATCTTTCCTGCCATTGTTGATCGTTCTCCTGTTATTGCAGCGGTTAGCTCTGGTGGTGCGAGTCCGGTACTAGCGAGGCTCTTACGCACTCGTCTTGAATCATTGATTCCTGCTGGATATGGCAAGCTTGCTGCACTAGCAGAAAAGTATCGCTCCAAGGTAAAAGCAAAATTTTCGGATGTGAATCGTCGACGTGGGTTTTGGGAGACGGTTTTGCACGGTAAGGTCGCAAACTTGGTGTTTGCTGGTCAAGATACTCAGGCAGAGTCAACACTGCAGGCTTTGTTAGAAGATGCTGCCGACGAAGCCAAAGCCCAGGGTGAGGTCTACCTAGTCGGTGCAGGGCCAGGCGATCCGGATTTGCTTACATTTAAAGCGCTTCGCTTAATGCAGCAAGCTGACGTGGTTTTATATGATCGCTTGGTTAGCGAGCCTATTCTCAAACTGTGTCGTCGTGACGCCAAAATGATTAACGTTGGTAAAGCTCGCTCCAATCACACCGTGCCTCAAGACGGTATTAATCAAATGTTGGTTGATTACGCTAAGAAAGGCCATCGTGTGCTCAGATTGAAAGGTGGTGATCCCTTTATTTTCGGTCGTGGTGGCGAGGAAATCGAACGCTTATCTGACAATGGCGTAGACTTTCAGGTCGTGCCAGGTATTACCGCGGCTTCGGGTTGTTCTAGCTATGCTGGCATTCCTTTAACACATCGTGATTACGCTCAGTCTGTGCGCTTTGTCACAGGTCATCTCAAGGATAATAGTGCTAATTTGCCATGGTCTGAGTTAGCTTATAAAAATCAAACCATTGTCTTTTATATGGGATTAATGGGCCTGCCGATAATCTGTGAGCAGCTTATTGCACATGGAATGGGCAATGAAACACCCATTGCCTTGGTACAGCAGGGCACCACGCTTAATCAAAAGGTCATTATTGCCACGCTCGATACCATGGTCGATGTGCTTTCAACACAGCAAATTAAGGCGCCAACACTGATTATTGTCGGTGATGTGGTCAAGCTCCACGATCAGCTCAAATGGTTCAATCCTCAAGCTTAA
- a CDS encoding methyl-accepting chemotaxis protein, translated as MSLLSNVSIKVKILVIPAIAVVGFLASLAVNYQINAENTKRLAQIQDLYFPVVQSSRENLVRLSRIEELLNAAVSTGEADMVDTARNSYGDLMSRIQEQRQLWPEKKNALDTLEKEVKSYFDVAIRLSDGMVQGNLNPSEIPTLVKQMNERLTKTRKDLTAFNESALKAFSDTVEESNSATSSALYTTITLSAISIAVIILISASIVMLIVNNLNTMLESLKDIASGEGDLTKRIQQNSKDEIGDLVHWFNQFMDKLHTSINEVVKSIAPLANVSNDLGEMTNKTSQITDEQSRATDEVTRSVEDMFRSVQNVAQNASSAAEAAQDADSEAKSGRSIVTQSVEGINDLASEVERAAEVISKLEADTENVGTILDVIKAIAEQTNLLALNAAIEAARAGEQGRGFAVVADEVRTLASRTQDSTQEIQRVIEELQTAARSAAEVMSHSQEQARTSVEQAAKTDSSLATIAERVGSITQMNMEIASATNEQERVSNDIRNNVDGIRSNAEAAVKNVSEVGQASEALMEISKNLRTITGQFKV; from the coding sequence ATGAGTTTATTAAGCAACGTTTCCATCAAAGTTAAGATATTAGTGATCCCAGCTATTGCGGTAGTTGGTTTTCTCGCTAGTTTGGCTGTGAATTATCAGATCAATGCGGAAAACACGAAACGCCTGGCTCAAATTCAAGACTTGTATTTTCCTGTAGTGCAGTCCAGTAGAGAAAACCTTGTACGCTTGAGCCGTATAGAGGAACTGCTGAATGCTGCGGTGAGTACAGGCGAGGCGGATATGGTTGATACGGCTCGAAATAGCTATGGTGACCTAATGAGCCGCATTCAGGAACAACGTCAGTTATGGCCAGAGAAAAAGAATGCCTTAGATACCTTGGAGAAAGAGGTGAAAAGCTACTTTGATGTGGCAATTCGCTTATCAGACGGCATGGTGCAAGGAAACTTAAACCCTTCTGAGATTCCAACTCTTGTAAAGCAAATGAATGAACGGCTTACAAAGACAAGAAAGGATTTAACAGCATTCAATGAAAGCGCGCTTAAGGCTTTCTCAGATACTGTTGAAGAGTCAAATAGCGCAACGTCTAGCGCTCTATATACCACGATCACATTAAGTGCTATTTCAATAGCTGTGATCATATTGATAAGCGCCAGTATCGTCATGTTGATTGTAAATAATTTAAATACCATGCTGGAATCTTTGAAGGATATAGCCAGTGGAGAAGGGGACTTAACCAAGCGTATTCAGCAAAACAGCAAAGATGAAATCGGCGATTTAGTGCATTGGTTCAACCAGTTTATGGATAAACTTCATACCAGTATCAACGAGGTGGTGAAATCCATTGCCCCCTTGGCAAATGTGTCCAATGATCTTGGTGAGATGACGAACAAAACCAGTCAAATTACCGATGAGCAAAGCCGTGCGACGGATGAAGTAACACGTTCAGTTGAGGATATGTTCCGTAGTGTGCAAAACGTAGCGCAAAATGCATCAAGCGCAGCTGAAGCAGCTCAGGATGCGGATAGTGAAGCCAAGTCTGGCCGCAGTATTGTTACTCAGTCAGTCGAAGGGATCAATGATCTCGCCAGTGAGGTGGAGCGCGCGGCAGAGGTGATTAGCAAGTTAGAAGCTGACACAGAAAACGTGGGTACCATTCTAGATGTTATCAAGGCCATTGCTGAGCAGACCAATTTGCTGGCATTAAATGCTGCAATTGAGGCAGCGCGTGCTGGTGAGCAAGGTCGTGGTTTTGCTGTGGTTGCCGACGAGGTTCGTACGTTGGCTTCGCGTACACAAGACTCTACTCAGGAAATTCAGCGTGTTATCGAAGAGTTGCAAACAGCCGCACGAAGCGCAGCGGAGGTGATGTCTCATAGTCAAGAGCAAGCGCGTACCAGTGTTGAGCAAGCAGCTAAGACAGACTCTTCTCTGGCGACCATAGCTGAAAGAGTAGGAAGTATTACGCAAATGAATATGGAAATTGCTTCCGCAACCAATGAGCAGGAGCGCGTGAGTAATGATATCCGTAATAATGTCGACGGTATTCGCAGCAATGCAGAGGCAGCGGTTAAGAACGTTTCTGAGGTAGGGCAGGCCAGTGAAGCCCTGATGGAGATCTCTAAAAACCTTCGCACGATCACAGGCCAATTTAAAGTCTAA
- a CDS encoding aminotransferase class V-fold PLP-dependent enzyme — translation MDFQKEFPQNNEIVYFNHAAVAPWPKRTQQAVTEFAQENTFFGATHYPNWLQTEHNLRVQLKDLIGATSTDEIALLKSTSEGLSVIAYGLDWSDGDEIIISNEEFPSNRIVWESLAQFGVSVRVANITEHDPIKAIQSQITDNTKLISISSVQYASGRTTDLSSLSKLAKQHGVLLCVDAIQSLGVKPFSLTEIDADFVVADGHKWMLGPEGLALFYCKQELLNRLKIHQYGWHMIENAGDYTTNEWSIAKTAKRFECGSPNMLGTHALNASLSLIHEVGLTTIESLTLKTTNYLRERIQENNKLELITDINQPTAITTFSIIDQDDASIQKQLMKKGLICAYRGGGIRFSPHFYQGKKEVDKAMAIVADTIEG, via the coding sequence ATGGATTTTCAAAAAGAATTCCCACAGAACAACGAAATTGTCTATTTTAACCATGCGGCTGTTGCTCCGTGGCCAAAGCGTACACAGCAAGCTGTTACGGAGTTTGCGCAAGAAAATACCTTTTTTGGCGCAACTCACTACCCTAACTGGTTGCAAACGGAACACAACCTTCGCGTCCAACTAAAGGATTTGATCGGTGCAACCAGCACGGATGAAATTGCCTTATTAAAAAGCACCTCTGAAGGACTTTCCGTCATAGCTTATGGCCTCGACTGGTCGGACGGTGATGAAATCATTATTAGCAATGAAGAATTCCCTTCCAACCGCATCGTTTGGGAAAGTCTTGCGCAGTTTGGCGTCTCCGTACGCGTGGCCAACATTACAGAACATGATCCGATCAAAGCCATCCAAAGTCAGATTACGGATAATACAAAGCTTATATCCATCAGCTCTGTTCAATACGCAAGTGGACGCACAACCGATTTATCAAGCTTGTCCAAATTAGCCAAGCAACATGGTGTTCTACTATGCGTTGATGCAATCCAAAGCTTGGGAGTAAAACCCTTTAGCTTGACCGAAATAGATGCTGATTTTGTTGTAGCCGATGGACACAAGTGGATGCTCGGACCAGAAGGACTTGCGCTCTTCTACTGTAAACAGGAGCTTCTAAACCGATTAAAAATCCACCAATATGGCTGGCACATGATTGAAAATGCCGGTGACTATACAACTAATGAATGGAGTATCGCAAAGACAGCGAAACGCTTCGAATGCGGCTCACCTAATATGCTTGGCACTCATGCACTTAACGCTAGTTTAAGCCTAATCCACGAGGTGGGCTTAACGACAATCGAATCACTCACACTTAAAACAACCAACTACTTGCGCGAGCGCATACAAGAGAACAATAAGCTAGAACTCATTACTGACATCAATCAACCTACTGCGATTACCACATTTAGCATTATTGACCAAGACGATGCCAGCATTCAGAAACAACTCATGAAAAAAGGGCTTATATGCGCTTATCGCGGTGGCGGAATTCGCTTTTCGCCTCACTTTTACCAAGGTAAAAAAGAAGTTGATAAAGCTATGGCGATCGTCGCAGACACTATCGAAGGATAA
- a CDS encoding insulinase family protein, whose amino-acid sequence MVHPDFEHKRSQQIDSLGIEVQEYTHKKTGAMHYHLKSDYDENVFFLGFRTMPMDSTGVAHILEHTALCGSEKYPVRDPFFMMIRRSLNTFMNAFTSSDWTAYPFASKNKKDFNNLLSVYLDAAFHSSLDPLDFAQEGHRLEHEVPNDPSTPIQFKGVVYNEMKGAMSSVTSQLWQTFSKYLYPTVTYHYNSGGDPESILDLQYDDLIQFYKKHYHPSNAMFMTFGDIPASEHHEQFAKYLNEFEALGERFSVPNEKRYFAPVRVEESYGSKELENKTHHVMGWLLGESSDLDAQLEAHFLSALLLENSSSALRRELETTELGTGPSPLCGLEDRNKEMCFVCGIEGSEPERKEDLEALVLQTLEKVKKEGVSDKQVEAVLHQLELSQREIGGDGYPYGLQLIMSSIAACTHYSDPAELLDLDPAIDKLRLKIEDKQFLPDLIDRLLLNNPHRVTLTFKPDSKIDERKKEAEEQRLANIVSALSDAERQEILSQGIALQERQKQQDDDSILPKVSLDDVSDSLVIPTGTKKDGEHNITLYETGTNGMTYHQVIMPLPALSAEEQGLMPLLMHSMTELGCAGEDYIATQERQSLVSGGISAYQSIRPSTSDIDECKAYWVLSGKALSRNHGAFFELMQDTLNSVDFSDSKRIREIAQYRLSRKEQSVTGNGHGLAMNVAASGTSSLARMQYEYSGLPAILSMRDHVSRLEQDAQTVVAELAALYKKLTNAPQQHLVVSDEKSSDDAVLQLQKTWLHTQGDTVDFKLPLFEASEKKTAWVVPSQTNFCAKVFPTVNSDHPDSAALTVLGSVLRNGYLHTSIREQGGAYGGGASQDNNLAVFKFYSYRDPRFKGTLDDFDRALTWFEEQTDTLPQLLEEAILGVVSSIDKPGSPAGEARQAFHGELNGRTPEWRNQYRKRIMDVTLGDVHRVAKEYLSQANASYGVLISREQAESAEKLGFEIKEL is encoded by the coding sequence ATGGTGCATCCGGATTTTGAACACAAACGTAGCCAGCAAATCGACAGCTTGGGTATAGAGGTTCAGGAATATACCCACAAAAAAACCGGTGCTATGCATTATCACTTGAAAAGTGATTATGACGAAAACGTTTTCTTTTTAGGTTTTCGCACTATGCCTATGGATTCTACCGGTGTTGCTCATATCCTAGAGCATACTGCGCTCTGTGGTAGCGAAAAATATCCTGTTCGCGATCCATTCTTCATGATGATCCGTCGTTCATTGAATACATTCATGAATGCGTTTACTTCAAGTGATTGGACGGCTTATCCGTTTGCCTCAAAAAACAAGAAAGACTTCAATAATCTCTTGTCGGTTTATTTGGATGCAGCGTTTCACTCTAGCCTTGATCCACTGGATTTTGCTCAGGAGGGGCACCGTCTTGAACACGAAGTGCCGAATGATCCCTCGACACCAATACAATTCAAAGGCGTTGTATATAATGAAATGAAAGGTGCCATGAGTAGTGTGACCAGTCAGTTATGGCAGACTTTTAGTAAATACCTTTATCCTACAGTGACCTATCACTATAACAGTGGTGGCGATCCAGAGAGTATACTGGATCTGCAATACGACGACTTAATTCAATTTTATAAAAAACATTATCATCCCAGTAATGCCATGTTCATGACGTTTGGTGATATCCCAGCCAGTGAGCATCACGAACAATTTGCTAAGTATTTGAACGAGTTCGAGGCACTAGGTGAACGCTTTTCCGTACCGAACGAAAAACGCTATTTTGCACCGGTGAGGGTCGAAGAAAGCTATGGCAGTAAAGAGTTAGAGAATAAGACTCACCATGTAATGGGTTGGTTGCTTGGTGAAAGTAGTGATCTTGATGCGCAACTAGAAGCACATTTTCTCAGTGCATTGTTGTTAGAAAACAGCAGCTCCGCACTGCGTCGAGAATTAGAAACCACGGAGCTGGGAACGGGGCCAAGTCCCTTGTGCGGCTTGGAAGATAGAAATAAAGAAATGTGTTTTGTTTGCGGTATCGAAGGAAGTGAGCCTGAACGCAAAGAGGATCTTGAGGCACTAGTATTACAGACTCTAGAGAAGGTCAAAAAAGAGGGTGTGTCTGATAAGCAGGTTGAAGCTGTTTTACATCAACTTGAATTGTCTCAGCGAGAAATTGGAGGCGATGGATACCCATACGGTTTGCAATTGATTATGTCCTCCATTGCCGCATGTACCCACTACAGTGATCCGGCTGAATTGCTCGATTTGGATCCTGCAATTGATAAGTTGCGTTTAAAAATTGAAGATAAGCAGTTCTTGCCAGATCTTATTGATCGCTTACTTCTGAATAATCCCCATCGTGTCACGTTAACCTTCAAACCAGATTCGAAAATTGATGAGCGTAAAAAAGAGGCAGAAGAGCAGCGCTTAGCAAATATTGTGAGTGCGCTCAGCGATGCTGAGAGGCAAGAGATTCTGAGCCAGGGTATAGCACTGCAAGAACGTCAAAAGCAACAAGACGATGATAGTATTTTGCCAAAGGTCTCGCTGGATGATGTTTCAGATAGTCTGGTGATACCGACGGGCACAAAGAAAGATGGAGAGCATAATATAACTCTGTATGAAACAGGCACAAATGGCATGACATATCATCAAGTGATTATGCCTCTGCCTGCTTTGAGTGCTGAGGAGCAAGGCCTCATGCCTCTGCTGATGCATTCTATGACAGAGCTCGGCTGCGCAGGTGAGGATTATATTGCTACTCAGGAACGTCAGTCACTTGTCAGTGGTGGCATTTCCGCGTACCAGAGTATTCGACCTAGTACGAGTGATATTGATGAGTGTAAAGCCTATTGGGTGCTATCTGGGAAGGCCCTTAGTCGCAATCACGGAGCTTTTTTTGAATTAATGCAAGATACCTTGAATTCCGTCGATTTTAGCGATAGCAAACGTATTAGAGAAATTGCTCAGTATCGTTTAAGTCGTAAGGAGCAATCTGTTACTGGTAATGGTCACGGCTTGGCGATGAATGTAGCTGCTTCCGGTACTTCATCACTAGCAAGAATGCAGTATGAATATTCTGGTTTGCCTGCGATCTTAAGTATGCGCGATCATGTTTCTCGTTTAGAACAGGATGCTCAAACGGTTGTTGCAGAGCTTGCGGCTCTCTATAAAAAATTGACGAATGCACCACAGCAGCATCTAGTGGTATCTGACGAAAAAAGTTCAGATGATGCGGTGTTGCAGTTGCAAAAGACATGGTTGCATACACAGGGCGATACTGTTGACTTTAAGCTGCCTTTATTTGAAGCCAGCGAAAAGAAAACTGCTTGGGTAGTGCCGTCACAGACTAATTTCTGCGCTAAAGTTTTCCCAACAGTGAATTCTGATCATCCAGATTCAGCTGCGCTCACAGTGTTAGGATCCGTGCTACGCAATGGCTATCTGCACACCTCAATCCGAGAACAAGGTGGTGCGTATGGCGGCGGCGCAAGTCAGGATAATAATTTGGCTGTATTTAAATTCTATAGCTATCGTGATCCTCGTTTTAAAGGCACCTTAGATGACTTTGATCGAGCGTTAACTTGGTTTGAAGAGCAAACTGACACATTGCCTCAGTTGTTAGAGGAAGCGATTCTCGGTGTGGTCTCTAGTATTGACAAGCCAGGGTCACCGGCGGGAGAGGCGCGTCAAGCCTTCCATGGGGAACTTAACGGTAGAACTCCGGAATGGCGTAATCAATATCGGAAACGCATTATGGATGTGACATTGGGTGATGTTCACCGAGTGGCTAAAGAATATCTTAGTCAGGCTAACGCATCCTATGGTGTGCTCATATCTCGAGAGCAGGCAGAGTCTGCTGAAAAATTAGGTTTTGAAATAAAAGAGCTTTAA
- a CDS encoding DUF3450 domain-containing protein — MIHTRFVQAGCALLLSAQVFANDALNKSVDQVQAQQQKNAQSQAKIDRLHDQEREALQEFRSVNNEIDQLQVYNQQLREIIDNQNTQIASLSDQIKTIEKTQEGIMPLMQRMIDGLEQFVALDLPFLQMEREQRIANLRDLLVSADSTVSEKFRRVLEAYQIELEYGRTIEAYRAKNEEDITVDFLRLGRNALYQLDLNAENPKHWDNKQKAWVELSGEYARQIQKGIRIARQQSAPELLTLPLPKLEGVNRD, encoded by the coding sequence ATGATACACACAAGATTCGTACAAGCTGGATGTGCTCTGTTATTAAGCGCTCAGGTTTTTGCCAATGACGCACTTAATAAATCAGTTGATCAGGTGCAAGCCCAGCAACAAAAAAATGCCCAATCACAGGCAAAAATAGATCGCTTGCATGACCAAGAGCGTGAGGCGTTGCAAGAGTTTCGATCGGTTAACAACGAGATAGATCAGCTACAGGTTTATAATCAGCAGCTACGCGAAATCATTGATAACCAAAATACTCAGATAGCTAGCCTGAGTGATCAGATAAAAACCATAGAAAAGACCCAAGAAGGCATTATGCCATTGATGCAGCGCATGATTGATGGTTTGGAGCAGTTTGTGGCGTTGGATTTGCCATTCTTACAAATGGAGCGTGAGCAGCGTATTGCTAATTTGCGTGACTTGCTTGTTAGTGCTGATTCCACAGTGTCTGAAAAATTTCGACGTGTTCTTGAAGCTTATCAAATAGAGTTGGAATACGGTCGTACGATCGAAGCCTATCGTGCAAAAAATGAAGAAGATATTACTGTTGATTTCTTGCGCTTAGGTCGCAATGCACTTTATCAGCTTGACCTAAATGCAGAAAATCCGAAGCATTGGGATAACAAACAAAAAGCCTGGGTTGAATTGTCCGGAGAATATGCTCGTCAAATTCAAAAAGGGATTCGCATTGCTCGTCAGCAGTCTGCCCCCGAGTTGCTTACCTTGCCATTGCCAAAGCTAGAAGGAGTTAATCGTGATTAA
- a CDS encoding MotA/TolQ/ExbB proton channel family protein, which yields MIKVVRYLVVGLALLSLNINADEVQENKPKNIASLEALLQAVKQDGLRQQEVNQQRERRFLENRNEQRTALRQAKAKLEQVRQETKTLKSQFDSNEGELAELEQELKQRLGNLGEMFGVVRQVSQDVAAIRENSIVAVEIGQNDPVLERLATSKALPDIPELESLWYQLQLHITKQSEAKIISADYVDAQGVKQTGSVAHVGPFIALNENGFLSFDAETGLLLELGKQPSGASTAIDYFAGDAEESVIDPTRGTLLQLGSQSPNVLERVNQGGYIGYVILALAFSGILYAAYLLLLRIQIKSRVDAQLANTDEVRDDNPLGRVLSVYQQHKDESDLESLEMTLDEAVLKELPELERGLSLIKLLAAVAPLLGLLGTVTGMIATFQSITLFGTGDPKLMAGGISQALITTVLGLVAAIPLLFMHNFLNTRSKEVIQVLDQQAAGLIAQKVQSK from the coding sequence GTGATTAAGGTGGTTCGATATCTAGTTGTTGGCTTGGCATTGTTATCATTAAATATTAATGCTGACGAAGTCCAAGAAAACAAGCCAAAGAATATTGCTAGTCTTGAAGCATTGCTTCAGGCGGTTAAGCAAGATGGTTTGCGTCAGCAGGAAGTGAATCAGCAGCGTGAGAGACGCTTCTTAGAAAACCGAAATGAACAACGCACAGCTTTGCGTCAAGCCAAAGCAAAACTGGAACAAGTTCGTCAAGAAACTAAAACGTTAAAGAGTCAGTTCGATTCCAATGAGGGTGAGCTGGCTGAGCTTGAGCAGGAGTTGAAGCAGCGTTTAGGTAATCTAGGTGAAATGTTTGGTGTTGTGCGTCAGGTGTCACAAGATGTCGCTGCAATTCGTGAGAATTCCATTGTCGCTGTAGAGATAGGTCAAAATGATCCAGTTCTTGAGCGCCTGGCTACCAGTAAGGCCTTGCCTGATATTCCAGAACTAGAGTCACTTTGGTATCAATTGCAGTTACACATTACTAAACAGTCAGAAGCAAAAATCATCAGTGCTGACTACGTTGATGCGCAAGGGGTTAAACAAACTGGAAGTGTCGCCCATGTGGGTCCGTTCATAGCGCTAAACGAAAATGGTTTTTTAAGCTTTGATGCGGAAACAGGTTTGCTTCTTGAACTCGGTAAGCAGCCCTCGGGCGCGTCCACAGCAATTGATTACTTTGCTGGCGATGCGGAAGAAAGCGTGATTGATCCAACGCGAGGTACCTTGCTGCAGTTAGGTAGCCAAAGTCCTAACGTATTGGAGCGCGTAAACCAAGGCGGATATATCGGCTACGTAATACTGGCGTTGGCATTTTCCGGTATTCTTTATGCGGCCTATTTGCTTCTACTGCGTATTCAAATCAAATCGCGTGTTGATGCGCAATTGGCCAATACGGATGAAGTCCGTGACGATAATCCATTGGGTCGTGTATTGTCTGTGTACCAGCAGCACAAAGATGAATCTGATTTAGAGTCCTTAGAGATGACCTTGGATGAGGCTGTGTTAAAAGAGCTGCCAGAGTTAGAGCGTGGTTTGTCTTTGATCAAGCTTTTGGCGGCGGTTGCACCATTGCTTGGTCTGCTTGGTACGGTTACCGGTATGATCGCTACGTTTCAATCCATTACGCTGTTTGGCACGGGAGATCCCAAACTAATGGCAGGCGGTATTTCACAGGCGTTAATCACGACTGTTTTGGGTTTGGTGGCAGCTATTCCTCTGTTGTTTATGCATAATTTCTTGAATACGCGCAGTAAAGAAGTGATCCAAGTATTGGATCAGCAAGCGGCAGGTCTCATTGCACAAAAGGTTCAGAGTAAATAA
- a CDS encoding MotA/TolQ/ExbB proton channel family protein: MLADVVDFLQSGGPVLYGILLVTLMLWFLILDRYWFFRSQAKPLCRQYREQWATLDHNDNWCREKVRRLYISQVKQAFNKHFGLIQLLVVICPLMGLLGTVTGMINVFDTMAVTGTGNARAMASGISMATVPTMAGMVISLIGLYFKTRFSSMAKKQLEIFQDKLLK; the protein is encoded by the coding sequence ATGTTGGCGGATGTCGTTGATTTTTTACAAAGTGGTGGGCCAGTTCTTTACGGCATACTTTTAGTGACCTTGATGCTGTGGTTTTTGATCTTAGATCGCTATTGGTTTTTCAGGTCACAAGCAAAGCCGCTTTGTCGGCAGTATCGAGAGCAATGGGCAACTCTGGACCATAACGACAATTGGTGTCGAGAAAAAGTGCGCCGCTTATACATCAGCCAAGTCAAGCAGGCATTCAATAAGCATTTTGGGCTGATTCAGTTGTTAGTTGTGATCTGCCCTCTAATGGGTTTGCTCGGCACAGTAACCGGTATGATCAATGTATTCGATACCATGGCTGTCACCGGTACGGGTAATGCGCGCGCAATGGCGTCGGGCATTTCAATGGCAACCGTGCCGACCATGGCGGGAATGGTTATATCGCTAATAGGCCTATATTTTAAAACGCGTTTTAGCAGTATGGCTAAAAAGCAATTGGAAATCTTTCAGGACAAACTACTGAAGTAG
- a CDS encoding ExbD/TolR family protein encodes MKKRHTDSEGEDSTVDMTPMLDIVFIMLIFFIVTTSFVKESGVQVNRPTADSAQQDKKGNIMVAIKPNGEVWIDKRAVDIRSVRANIEKLKAESPESGVVIQADTDARTGMLVEVMDQIRLAGIMNISLAATPGS; translated from the coding sequence ATGAAAAAAAGACACACAGATAGTGAAGGTGAAGACTCAACAGTCGATATGACGCCCATGCTGGATATCGTATTTATCATGTTGATATTCTTTATTGTTACCACTTCTTTCGTAAAAGAAAGCGGTGTGCAGGTTAATCGACCTACGGCAGATTCTGCTCAGCAGGACAAGAAAGGCAATATCATGGTTGCCATCAAACCAAATGGTGAAGTTTGGATTGATAAACGCGCTGTTGATATTCGTTCGGTTCGGGCAAATATTGAAAAGCTCAAAGCGGAAAGCCCAGAAAGTGGTGTTGTCATTCAGGCGGATACAGACGCGCGCACAGGCATGCTTGTTGAAGTTATGGATCAAATTCGCTTGGCAGGCATCATGAATATTTCGTTAGCAGCAACACCGGGAAGTTAA
- a CDS encoding energy transducer TonB, with the protein MRVLVLLLLSVVSSFAVFWLMHWMITPEQLSSSQKETIAMVNFVRSLDDSEAQRKNRDISEPPKPKPTPKLNTPVAQTTTQSPDVSMPNLDASLSSFKGQGIGSMLSGYGFGNTDVIPLVRVNPRYPQSALARRIEGYVIIRMSINEAGNVDDVEVVESDPKGVFEREAIRAAWRFKFKPKLEDGKPVSQTAVLPFEFNLEERK; encoded by the coding sequence ATGCGAGTGTTAGTATTGTTGCTGTTATCGGTTGTGAGTTCTTTCGCGGTCTTTTGGTTGATGCATTGGATGATCACGCCAGAGCAATTATCTTCCTCCCAAAAAGAAACTATTGCGATGGTGAATTTCGTGCGCTCTTTGGATGACAGCGAAGCACAGCGTAAAAATCGTGATATTAGCGAGCCCCCAAAACCAAAACCTACACCAAAGCTAAATACGCCAGTAGCACAGACGACGACTCAGTCTCCCGATGTGAGTATGCCTAACTTGGATGCAAGTTTGAGCAGCTTTAAGGGTCAAGGTATCGGTAGCATGTTATCTGGATATGGCTTTGGGAATACAGATGTGATTCCTCTGGTACGAGTGAATCCTAGATACCCCCAGTCTGCTTTAGCCCGTCGTATAGAGGGTTACGTAATTATCCGTATGTCGATTAATGAAGCGGGCAATGTGGATGATGTGGAGGTTGTTGAATCGGATCCCAAGGGTGTTTTTGAGCGCGAGGCTATTCGTGCGGCTTGGCGTTTTAAATTTAAGCCCAAGCTGGAAGATGGAAAACCTGTTTCACAGACTGCGGTACTGCCATTTGAATTTAACTTGGAGGAGCGAAAATGA